The window GTCCGGCGAGCGGGACAGGGACGAATCGGCGCCGGCCGAATGGCCCGGCGGCGTCTTGCCGTAGAACGGCACGCGCGCGAGCCACAGCCGCAGCGCATGCCAATGGATGCGGATGACGACGTTCACCGCGTTCAGCGGCTGGCGAGCCAGCGCGCGCCACGCGCGTGCGGCGGTCAGCGGTTCGGCGCGCATGCCGAGCGCCGTGCGCAGCAGCAGGCCGTCGTCGTCGCGATAGTCGATCGCGACGCTCAGGCGGTCGCCACGCTGCCGCACGCGAAACGCATAACTGCCGACCACCTCGCAAAACGGCGAGACGTGAAACGTCTTTCGGCAGACGAGGGCGGTGCCGGCGTCGATCGGCGCGTGATGCAGCGCCGTCAGCAGATAGCCGTGGTACGCGCCGAAGGTGTTGCGCACGTCCGCGTAGAGCGCGCGCAGCCGGCCCGCGCGGTCGTAGCAGTACCAGAAGCTGACCGGGTTGAACGCGTATCCGAAGATGCGCGGGATCGTCTGCAGCCAGATCGGGCCGTCGGCCGGAATGCCGGCCCGCGCGAGCAGATCGCGCATCCATGGCCCGAGCGGCCGCCCGTCGCGCGGGCCGTAGTCGCGCGATGCGAGCGCGAGCGGGCGCCAGCGGTCGACGCCGAACCAGCGGCCGTCGATCTCGTCGAGCCGTTCGACGTCGCAGCAGACCTGGAAGATCGGATACGTGAACGCATGGCGCACCGGCCGTAACCGTTCGTGCATCACGTGGCCGACCAGAAGCCGCGCGGCATGGCCGTCGCGGGCGAACGGCGCGTTCATGGGCGCGCCCAGACCGGCGCGATGCCGAAGTCGGCGGCGACGCGCAACGCCGATTTCAGCCCGTCCTCATGAAATCCGTAGCCCGTCCACGCGCCCGCGAACCACGTGTTGCGCCGTCCCTGCAGCGCGGGCAGACGTTGCTGCGCGTCGACGGCCGCGAGATCGAGCAGCGGATGCTCGTAGTCGTAGCGCCCCAACTGCGTGCCTGGCGCGGGCTCGTCGACCGGATTCAGCGTGACGACCACCGGCGAACGGAACGGCAGCGGCTGCAACTGGTTCAGCAGATAGCTGACGCACACTGGCGCTGCGTCGCCGCCGCCCGGCGCGGAGCGGCCGCTCAGGTAGTTCCAGGCCGACCACACGCGCTTGCGGCGCGGCAGCAGCGCCGTATCGGTATGCAGCACCGCGACGTTGTGCTGATAGCGCACGGCGCCCAGCACGTCGCGCTCGGCGTTGCTCGGGTCGGCGAGCAGCCGCAGGCTCGTCGGCGCGTGGCAGGCGAGCACGACCGCATCGAAGCGCTCGTGACCGGCCGCGTCGGTGGCGACCATGACGTAGCCGTCGTCGCGCCGGATCGCGCGCACCGGCGTGCCGACGCGCACGTCGTCGAGCGTCGCGGCGATGCGCTCGACGTACTGCCGCGCGCCGCCGGCGACCGTGCGCCACGGCGGGCGGTTGTTGACCTGCAGCAGCGCGTGATTCAGGCAGAAGCGCAGGAACATCGCCGCCGGAAAACGCAGGATGTCGTTGGCCGCGCTCGACCAGATCGCGGCCGCCATCGGCAGCAGATAGTGATGCTGGAACGGCGCGCCGTAGCGGCCGGCGGTGAGCAGTTCGCCGACCGACAGACGCTGGCGGTGCGCCGCTTCGAGATGATCGCGCGCGGCCGCGTTGAAGCGCAGGATGTCGCGCAGCATGCCGAGAAACGTCGGCGAAAACAGGTTGCGGCGTTGCGCGAATACCGTGTTGAGATTGCTGCCGGCCCATTCGAGCCGGCCGCCGTCGACCGACACCGAGAACGACATGTCGGTCGCATGTGCCGCCACGCCGAGTTCGTCGAACAGCGCGATCAGGTTCGGATAGGTGCGGTCGTTGAATACGAGGAACCCCGTGTCGACGGGGTGGCGCGCTCCGTCCAGTTCGACGTCGACCGTGTGCGTGTGGCCGCCCAGATAGTCGGCGGATTCGAACAGCGTCACGCGGTGACGGCGGGCCAGCAGATAGGCGCTTGCGAGGCCCGCGATGCCGGCGCCGACGACGGCGATTCGTCGTCCGCGCGGCAGCGAGCCGATGTATTGCGGGTGCATCGCGAAGGGTCTCCGTCAGTCACAATAGCGCAATCGGAAATGACATGTCCGGATATACGTGGCGCGCGCGCGTGCGGATGCACGGCAAGCCGTCAATCGCGCCGGCCGGGCGACGCGAAGCCGGGTTGGCCGAGCTGGTCGGGCGTTTGCGGCACGCGCCTGAAGCGCGACGTGTCGTAGCCCATCGCGTCGAGCCGCGCGAGCAGAGACCGATAGGTGGCGTCGTCCATGGTCGGCTCGCGCGAGAAGATCCAGCCGAGCGTCTTGCCCGGGTAGCCGAGGATCGTGTAGCGATAGTCGGCGTCGACATACAGCGTCAGCTGCGTGACGTACACCGGCCAGAACAGCCGCAGGCGCCATTCGCCGCCGCCGCTGCCGGGCTTGACCGAATCGACGAACCGGTAGCGCGTCTCGGGTCGATCGAAGCCGCCTTTGCGGCCGACGAACGCGTCGTCGATCCGACCGTCTTCGCGTAGCCGCCATTCGGCCCGACTGCCGACGAAATCGCGTTCCGCGAAATACGGAATGTTCGCGATCACGTACCAGCGGCCCATGTAGCGCGGCAGGTCGACGGGAACGGTCGACAGCGGAACGCCGGCGCGCGGATTCGGGTTCGGCGGAGCGTCGGAGCAGCCTGCGGCGCCGAGCG of the Burkholderia ubonensis genome contains:
- a CDS encoding DUF1365 domain-containing protein; translated protein: MNAPFARDGHAARLLVGHVMHERLRPVRHAFTYPIFQVCCDVERLDEIDGRWFGVDRWRPLALASRDYGPRDGRPLGPWMRDLLARAGIPADGPIWLQTIPRIFGYAFNPVSFWYCYDRAGRLRALYADVRNTFGAYHGYLLTALHHAPIDAGTALVCRKTFHVSPFCEVVGSYAFRVRQRGDRLSVAIDYRDDDGLLLRTALGMRAEPLTAARAWRALARQPLNAVNVVIRIHWHALRLWLARVPFYGKTPPGHSAGADSSLSRSPDASSRGRPATSDHEARP
- a CDS encoding NAD(P)/FAD-dependent oxidoreductase, with the protein product MHPQYIGSLPRGRRIAVVGAGIAGLASAYLLARRHRVTLFESADYLGGHTHTVDVELDGARHPVDTGFLVFNDRTYPNLIALFDELGVAAHATDMSFSVSVDGGRLEWAGSNLNTVFAQRRNLFSPTFLGMLRDILRFNAAARDHLEAAHRQRLSVGELLTAGRYGAPFQHHYLLPMAAAIWSSAANDILRFPAAMFLRFCLNHALLQVNNRPPWRTVAGGARQYVERIAATLDDVRVGTPVRAIRRDDGYVMVATDAAGHERFDAVVLACHAPTSLRLLADPSNAERDVLGAVRYQHNVAVLHTDTALLPRRKRVWSAWNYLSGRSAPGGGDAAPVCVSYLLNQLQPLPFRSPVVVTLNPVDEPAPGTQLGRYDYEHPLLDLAAVDAQQRLPALQGRRNTWFAGAWTGYGFHEDGLKSALRVAADFGIAPVWARP
- a CDS encoding lipocalin family protein, with the protein product MSHGAVRRVAVAMAMAMTLALGAAGCSDAPPNPNPRAGVPLSTVPVDLPRYMGRWYVIANIPYFAERDFVGSRAEWRLREDGRIDDAFVGRKGGFDRPETRYRFVDSVKPGSGGGEWRLRLFWPVYVTQLTLYVDADYRYTILGYPGKTLGWIFSREPTMDDATYRSLLARLDAMGYDTSRFRRVPQTPDQLGQPGFASPGRRD